DNA from Candidatus Methylomirabilota bacterium:
GCCTCGCGATCGGGGCTGTCTGTGGGGTATTCATGCTTTGGGTCTGGGCAGAGCTTATGCGCCGAACCGGCTACCTCTCCGAGGAGGAGCTGAACGAGATGAAGACTAAGTGGGTAGGTTAGGGGGACAACTCGCCATTTCCCCTTGCCCTGGATCTTTACCTCTGGTATTCTAAACAAAATTTACCACCTGGAGGATGAAAGTAACCTCTGCCGAATTCGTAGGCAGCGCGACAGGTCCACGGGACTTTCCCAAGGACCGACGGCCAGAGATCGCCTTTGCTGGTCGCTCGAACGTGGGGAAATCCTCCGTGCTCAATCGGCTCCTGGGCCGGCGAAAGCTCGCCAGGGTCTCCAAGACTCCCGGACGGACCCAAACGATAAATTTTTTCCGGATCAACGGAGGGGCTTTCTATTTTGTAGACCTTCCCGGGTATGGGTATGCCAAGGTCTCCGAGCGAATACGGCGGTCCTGGGCACCCATGGTGGAAGGATACCTGCGAGATCGAGAAATGCTCCGGGCTGTGGTGATGATTGTGGATGCTCGCCATCCGCCCACCCCCCTCGATCAAGAGCTGCGCGCATGGCTTGATGCCGCGCGCATCCCCCATCTGGCCGTATTGACAAAGGCAGATAAGGTGAGCCGGGGGGGCCGACGTCGGAGTCGAGAGATCGCAGCGGCGGCCCTCAAGATGCGAGACCCAGAACAGGTTCTCTTCTTTTCCGCAGTGACCGGAGAGGGGGAGCGGGAATTGTGGCAGCATCTGGCACAGTATCTGCAGCATTCGGGAACGCTCGCTCAAGGGAGAAATGCGTGACTAAACAGCGGTCGATCAGGAAAACCTTACGGCCGATAATGCTCGTGGCCATCGTCTCTTTCCTGGGGCAGGGATGTTCTTCACTCGTCGCCTCCTCCTCTGCCGTCGCTGTCAAGCCACAAAAAGTTGCGCCGCGCAGCCACCAGGCGCGCGCCCGTTCTGTCAGCGGCCGGAGGGAGGAAGGAGCGGCGTACTATCAATATCTGCTCGGGAGCTTGGCGGAAAGGCAGGGGGATTTGGGCGGCGCTCTTCAGCACTACGAAGGGGCCTTGGTCTTGGATCCGGACTCCCTCAGCGTTCGCTTGGCCATCGCACACCTGCATATGCGGAGCGGCATGTTTGAGAAGGCAATCAACGGTGCCGAAGAGACCCTCACCATCGACCCAGAGAATGTCCAGGCCCTCCTGCTTCTAGCCTCAGCCTACCTGAATATCCGGAACGCCCGAATGGCCGATCGGTACTATCGGGAGGTGTTGCGTCTTGAACCGGAAAGGGCGGATGTCTATCTCCAGCTGGGGAACCTTTACACGAGGACGAAGAAGTACGCGGAGGCCATAGAAGCATACCGGCAGGCTTTGGCCATTGACCCGAACCTCTACCAGGCCAGATTCAATCTGGCTCGGGTTCTCCTGGACGCCAAAAAGGTAGAAGAGGCGATTTCCGAGCTGGAAACGCTCCTGCAGCTCCGCCCGAGCTTTGGCCGGGCACGGCTCCTCCTCGGCCTGACCCATGAGGGACAGGGCCGGTGGGAGCAGGCACGGGAGGCGTACGAGATGGGCTTACGTGAAGATCCCACCAACCGAAGCTACCGGGAGCGACTGGCCTTAACGTATCTTCGGACGGGGGACCGGGCCGCCGCCCTAGCACAGCTTCGGCAGATGGCCTCCCAACGACCCGGGGATCTTGGCTTGCGGAATCGGATCAGCCTCCTCTTGATCGAGTTGGAACAGTACGAGGAGGCGCAGAAGGCCCTTGAGGAGGTGCTCGCCCTCGACCAGGACAACCGGGAGGCTCGGCTCTACTTAGCGATCAGCCTTGAGGAGCAGGATCGCTACGAAGAAGCCCTAGCGGAGCTTATAAAGATTCCTTCCGGGGGGGAGAGATATGTCGACGTCCTGATCCACAAGGGATTTGTCTTGGGACACCTCGATCGCTTGGACGAGGCGCTGGCCGCTTTTCAGGAGGCCGAGCGTCTCAAACCACGGGATGGGAATGTGCGCTACCTCCTAGGCGTAACCTACCTCCGTCGGAAGGAGTATCCCCAAGCGGTCAAGGCCTTAGGGGAGGCAGTCCTCTTGAAACCAGACAACAGCAGCTATCATTACCAGCTGGGGGCGGCCTACGAGCGGAACCGACAGCTGGATAAAGCCGAACAGGCTTTCCGCCGGACCTTGAAAATGAATCCTGAGTATGCCGATGCCTACAACTACCTCGGGTACATGTTCGCCGAGGAAGGGATCCATCTAGAGGAGTCCGTATCCTTGATCCAGAGGGCGCTTGAGCTCGACCCAGACAATGGAGCCTTCGTGGATAGCCTGGGGTGGGCCTACTACAAGCTGGGAAGGTTGGACGAGGCCCTTCTCGAGCTCCAGCGGGCGGTCGCGCTGGTGGAGAAAGAGGACCCAACCATCCGCGAGCACCTCGGAGATGTCTATTTCGAGAAGGGAATGATCCCTCAGGCAGCCGAGGAATGGGAGCGCTCCCTCGACCTCGACGACACCAATGTCAAGCTGAAGGAGAAGCTGCAGCGGGCCCGGAGCTTGCTGCTTCATGGCAAGGAATGATGCCTCCCGGTCGAAGGGTGCGGGAGTGGGCTCTGGTGGGGATGATTTTGCTAGCCGGGTGCGCTAGCCTCCCACCGCCACGAGAGGCCGGCCAGCCAGTTTCCCACGCACTGCGGGATGAGATTGTCGCCCGGGTTCAGAGCCGCGAAGGACAAATCCGGTCCCTCCGAGGGATCGCAGCGGTCGAGGTCACCTGGGACCAGAAGATCTTCAGGTTCAGGGAAGCGGTGGCCCTCCGGAGCGATGGCCGCTTCCGCTTGGAGACCTTGGGTGCACTCGGCCTGCCGACCCTGATCATCGCTTCCGACGGAAGTCAAGTGGTTGCACACAACCCGCGGGATCCTGCGGGTAAGTCCCCGGATGGGTGTGAGTACCTCAACCGTCTCCTCGGTCTCGAGTTGCCCCCTGCTGCCTTTGTCCGTCTTCTTGCCGGCCTTTCCCCCCGACCGGTCGTGCCGTCCCCCTTTGTTTCGTATCTCCCGGAGCGCCGGGTGTATCTGCTCGAAGGGGAGGAGGGCGATTTAGTGCAGCGCCTCTACGTGGATTCCTCCGGGGCTCTCCTCGGAGGGGAGGTCTGGGAAGGGCGCGACGGCCTCCGGTTTGCGTTCAGTGCAGTCCGGGAGGTGCAGGGGATCCTCTTCCCCATGAGCATTACCCTCACCCACGCCAGGAGACCTGTGAAGACCTTAGTAACCTACCAGGCAATTGAGCTCAACCCGGTCCTTGCAGATCGTCTCTTCTCCTTTCCCCAATCCGTCCCGGCAAGTGATAGGGGCTGCTGATTCACTGATGGCGCTGACTCTGTGGGCACCGGCCAAAGTTAATCT
Protein-coding regions in this window:
- the yihA gene encoding ribosome biogenesis GTP-binding protein YihA/YsxC; its protein translation is MKVTSAEFVGSATGPRDFPKDRRPEIAFAGRSNVGKSSVLNRLLGRRKLARVSKTPGRTQTINFFRINGGAFYFVDLPGYGYAKVSERIRRSWAPMVEGYLRDREMLRAVVMIVDARHPPTPLDQELRAWLDAARIPHLAVLTKADKVSRGGRRRSREIAAAALKMRDPEQVLFFSAVTGEGERELWQHLAQYLQHSGTLAQGRNA
- a CDS encoding tetratricopeptide repeat protein; the protein is MTKQRSIRKTLRPIMLVAIVSFLGQGCSSLVASSSAVAVKPQKVAPRSHQARARSVSGRREEGAAYYQYLLGSLAERQGDLGGALQHYEGALVLDPDSLSVRLAIAHLHMRSGMFEKAINGAEETLTIDPENVQALLLLASAYLNIRNARMADRYYREVLRLEPERADVYLQLGNLYTRTKKYAEAIEAYRQALAIDPNLYQARFNLARVLLDAKKVEEAISELETLLQLRPSFGRARLLLGLTHEGQGRWEQAREAYEMGLREDPTNRSYRERLALTYLRTGDRAAALAQLRQMASQRPGDLGLRNRISLLLIELEQYEEAQKALEEVLALDQDNREARLYLAISLEEQDRYEEALAELIKIPSGGERYVDVLIHKGFVLGHLDRLDEALAAFQEAERLKPRDGNVRYLLGVTYLRRKEYPQAVKALGEAVLLKPDNSSYHYQLGAAYERNRQLDKAEQAFRRTLKMNPEYADAYNYLGYMFAEEGIHLEESVSLIQRALELDPDNGAFVDSLGWAYYKLGRLDEALLELQRAVALVEKEDPTIREHLGDVYFEKGMIPQAAEEWERSLDLDDTNVKLKEKLQRARSLLLHGKE